The genomic region tagctcccacttgttaagactagaaaaagcccaagtgcaacaaggaagacccagcacagccaaaagtaatataagtaaataatttttaaaaaagaaagtcagatgaatggataaagaagatatcatataaatatttttatgtgtgtgcgtgtgtatatatatatacatatgatagTATACTacgcagccaaaaaaagaactaaaactcTCCACAATAGCTTAATCTACTTTACTCCATCTTGTGTGGttggctttaaaaaacaaaatgacaataatgtaaatcaactatacttcaatttttaaagaagttaatgTAATAGTCAACCACTTATATTTAAGACCCATGTTGCTGGTTTGTGCTCAGTGTTTTAGCATGTGGGTCATCTGATGGAGGTCAGAATCTAGCCAACCCTTTTAGCAGTACACCATCACCCCCTCACCACTCCACTTCCTGCTCCTGGCTTTTCCTTCTTGAGAAGCAGAGCTCCTGACCTCTCACATCAAGTAtcacttctctgtctctgtgctcAGCTCTCCCAGTGACAGAACTCCTTCAGGAAGACCAAGTCACATCCCCTTTATCCTCTCCCATCAACTGTTCAAGACTCAACAAAGTGCAGTGCTTGTTCAATGTTTGTGTTACTTGAATTCACATCAGACATGTTAAGCTGGTGCATAGCTGAGCTTGAAGGCCCCCACACTGGGGTGTCTCAGGTCAGGTGCAGACTGTGGGGAGACGAGTCATGTAAGAGGACTGGGAGGGAGCAGGGTTGAGTGGGATCTCAAGTCTTACAGTTCATATTTCTTAAGGTCCTTGATCTCAAGTGTCCACAGAAATGATCAATGAAAAGTACATAACTGAAATAGGAAAGAGTTTTCTTTGAGCCAAATTGAGGACTGCAGCAAGGGAGACAGTGTCCCTATAgttctgaggaactgctctgcTGAAGCATGTCATCCAGCACATTATTCTACCTCATCCAAGCAAAGGACATATACATCAACATGACAGGGTGTATTCCTTCAAGGTTTCAAAAGAGACAGACTTCATACACAGACAGCAAGACGGCAGCTCCCTGGTGACTGGGAAGGGAGCCTTATCTCCCAGAGAGTGCTGACACTCATGCCATGAGGAGGGAGTTACTCATCCTTATCTTCAAAACAGATGCTCTTTACCTCACTTGTTAAAGAAGACATTCTGTGAGGGTTCCGTTCACACAAAGTTTAGGCTGAATCATGTATTATAAGTCAAAACGATGTCCCCATACCTCAATATGTGAACATCTTCTCCATCACAAGCAGATAAAAATCTTAGAAGTGTTTGATTCAGTGATTCTACTTTTGATGATGTATGCAGAAGGATTGAATGCACACTCTGGAAGAGATATGTGCAAATTCCTGTTCACAGCATGTTGCACAATAACTAAAGCATGAAAGCAACACAAGTTTTCCATTGATCAAGAATGTATAAGCCAATATGGTAGGTACCCACAATAGACTATTgttcaccattaaaaaaaaaaaagggaattctAACACAAGATACAATAGGGATGACCTTGCGGACATTTAACTAGGTAAAATAAACCTGACAGGAAAGGAGAGATATGGAATGACTCCACTTACAATGAAGTACCTGGAGTggtcagattcatagagacagaatgtAGAAGGGTAATTGCCAGGAACAGTGAACGGGAAATGGGAATTACTATTGAATGGAACAGAACTGATgtttttgcaagatgaaaaactTCTGAAGTTTGCACAAAATTTGGAGGTACTTAACACAACTGACCTGCagacttaaaaatggctaaaatggtcaATTTTGTGTTATGGGTATTTTACCACACGTTAAAAAACCTCTCAGAACCACCCTGCCAACCGCAGAAAGTCAGGGCTGATAGTAACACTGCTCCCCGCCCACCCAGCCCCATCTCCACCCCAACAGCCCAGGGGTGAGGACTGTTTTCTGTGCTCAGGACTCTCCGCTTCAGTTCTTGGAGATGTCTCAGCTCCAGCTCTGCATGGCTTAACCTCAGCCTCCCTGACCGACCCAGtgctccaggctctgctccaagGATCCAGTAAGTCTCGGGTCACCCTCTTCTGCGGGAGACTGGGCGCCGAGTTCACATCCTCCCAAAGAGACCCCTGCAATCCCAGAGTGCAGGAGGGTCAGCCTGGCTCCAGCCTGAGGGTGGAGagacccattttccagatgaaagcAGAAGAAACTGAGAGCTGTTGTGTTTGTGTGagaagaggtggggagagggggattGGATCAAGTCTAGAGGTTGTGAGACTCTTCTTAGACTCTTTAATATAGAAATAATAGACTGAGGACCTGGAGGAAAACTTGCCACCCAGAGAGGGCATTTTGGAGGTTTTGCTGCCTGGAAGAGGGGTCTCTGGAGTCCCACTCCTAGATCTTTATTGAAGAtttgaaaagaattaaattagggCCATGGGGACCGCAAAGGTCACCACACCTCTGATCTTCACCATCTCAGTTGCTACCATAGGCTCTTTCCAATTTGGCTACAACACTGGAGTCATCAATGCTCCTGAGGAGATCATAAAGGACTTTCTCAATTACACTTTGGAAAAGTCCTCAGGAACCCCCCCGTCCAGCATGCTCCTCACATTCCTGTGGTCCTTGTCCGTGGCCATCTTCTCCGTGGGTGGTATGATCGGTTCCTTCTCCATCGGACTCTTTGTCAACCGATTTGGTAGGCGCAATTCAATGTTTATTGTCAACCTGTTGGCCATAGCTGGCGGCTGCCTTATGGGATTCTGCAAAATGGCAGAGTCGGTTGAAATGCTGATCATGGGCCGACTGGTTATTGGCCTCTTCTGCGGACTCTGCACAGGATTTGTGCCCATGTACATTGAAGAGATCTCACCTACTGCCCTGCGGGGTGCCTTTGGTACTCTCAACCAGCTGGGCATCGTTATTGGAATTCTGGTGGCCCAGATCTTTGGTCTAAAAGTCATCTTGGGGACTAAAGATCTCTGGCCTCTGCTCCTGGTCTTCACCATCATACCAGCCATCATCCAGTGCGCTGCCCTTCCATTTTGCCCTGAAAGTCCTAGATTCTTGCTCATTaacagaaaggaggaggagaaggcaaaggAGGTCCTCCAGAGATTATGGGGCACCAAGAATGTGGCTCAGGACATCCAGGAGATGAAGGATGAGAGTGTGCGGATGTCGCGGGAGAAGCAAGTCACAGTGCTAGAGCTCTTCCGTGCCCCCAACTACCGGAAACCCATCATTGTCTCCATCATGCTCCAGCTCTCCCAGCAGCTTTCTGGGATCAATGCAGTGATCTACTACTCGACAGGAATCTTCAAAGATGCAGGTGTCCAGGAGCCAGTCTATGCCACTATCAGCATAGGTGTGGTCAACACCATCTTCACTGTGGTGTCTGTGTTCTTGGTGGAAAGGGCTGGGAGGAAGACTCTACACCTGACTGGCCTTGGAGGGATGGCTTTTTGTTCCATCCTCATTACGATTTCTTTGTTACTAAAGAATGGTTATAGCTGGATGAGCTTTATCTGTATTGGGGCCATCCTGGTCTTCGTGGCCTTCTTTGAAATTGGCCCA from Bubalus bubalis isolate 160015118507 breed Murrah chromosome 18, NDDB_SH_1, whole genome shotgun sequence harbors:
- the LOC102402503 gene encoding solute carrier family 2, facilitated glucose transporter member 3-like; the protein is MGTAKVTTPLIFTISVATIGSFQFGYNTGVINAPEEIIKDFLNYTLEKSSGTPPSSMLLTFLWSLSVAIFSVGGMIGSFSIGLFVNRFGRRNSMFIVNLLAIAGGCLMGFCKMAESVEMLIMGRLVIGLFCGLCTGFVPMYIEEISPTALRGAFGTLNQLGIVIGILVAQIFGLKVILGTKDLWPLLLVFTIIPAIIQCAALPFCPESPRFLLINRKEEEKAKEVLQRLWGTKNVAQDIQEMKDESVRMSREKQVTVLELFRAPNYRKPIIVSIMLQLSQQLSGINAVIYYSTGIFKDAGVQEPVYATISIGVVNTIFTVVSVFLVERAGRKTLHLTGLGGMAFCSILITISLLLKNGYSWMSFICIGAILVFVAFFEIGPGPIPWFIVAELFSQGPRPAAMAVAGCSNWTSNFLVGQTFPLASFYLGAHVFLFFTIFLIIFWVFTFFKVPETRGRTFEEITRAFEG